One window of Nicotiana tomentosiformis chromosome 11, ASM39032v3, whole genome shotgun sequence genomic DNA carries:
- the LOC104111824 gene encoding peroxiredoxin-2B-like: MAAIAVGDIIPDGTVSYFDEQDQMQSVSVHSLAQGKKVILFAVPGAFTPTCSTKHVPGFIEQADELKSKGVDEILCISVNDPFVMRAWAKTYPDNKHVKFLADGAGKYTHALGLELDLSEKGLGVRSRRYALLVEDLKVKAANIESGGEFTVSGADEILKAL; the protein is encoded by the exons ATGGCAGCGATCGCCGTTGGTGACATCATCCCCGATGGAACTGTATCTTACTTCGACGAGCAAGATCAGATGCAGAGCGTTTCCGTACACTCACTTGCTCAGGGCAAGAAGGTCATTCTCTTCGCCGTTCCCGGAGCTTTCACTCCCACTTGCAG CACGAAGCATGTGCCTGGGTTTATTGAACAGGCTGACGAGTTGAAATCTAAAGGCGTGGACGAAATTCTCTGCATTAGCG TTAATGACCCCTTTGTGATGAGGGCCTGGGCAAAAACATACCCGGATAACAAACATGTAAAATTCCTTGCCGACGGAGCTGGAAAATACACTCATGCTCTCGGGCTTGAGCTAGACCTGTCTGAAAAGGGGCTTGGTGTTCGATCTCGAAGGTATGCTCTTTTGGTTGAGGACCTCAAGGTGAAGGCGGCTAACATTGAATCTGGAGGGGAGTTCACTGTCTCCGGTGCTGATGAAATCCTCAAGGCTCTTTAA